Within the Rosa rugosa chromosome 2, drRosRugo1.1, whole genome shotgun sequence genome, the region CCaaaaatcaaaaaataaatatataattatttaatttCTAATCTGACGGTCAGAAAAATGCGATGAATTAAATTTAATGGCTAATAATAAAGTAATGTAGTtttaaacgaaaaaaaaaaaatttgaaaaaataaaataaaataaaattttcttaaaaaattttaaacgatgatatattatataagattattatgtatgatatataaattcatattATAGTTAAATAATTATCTAAAATgattaaaattttgaaatgacaATGGCTTTTGCATAAAAGGGATTGGAGATGCCAAATATGAATGAATAGTAATGACACTAAGGGTGTCAAATTTTTCAAATGACTTTGGTTTTTGACTAAagggttggagatgccctaagaaggaaaaaaaatccttagaattagggtaaatggtgAAAATTCTTTTTTTCCTGACAGGAGTTTAGTGAAACCGTGTAAATATATAAAtagtcatttaaaaaaaaaaaaaaacttcagacCACAAATGATAATGCCAGGAATTTTGAAGATATAATTCTTCGGCTTGATGTCCGTACGTTTGATAATAATTGAAAATGCTGCATAGTAAAAATGTAAAATTCTACATTGCAGGGTCCTTTCTAGGTTGTATCTACCAACCCTCCCCATAGTCGGTGTCTTCTTCAGGTCTAGAATATAATATATCCAACGACAGAGTCGTTGAGCAATCAGAGTCGGGTTACATTttcaaaaagagaagaaaaaaagagagttaGGTTGGGATCTTGTCATCTTGATGCTAAACAATTGGAACAAATGAAGGATGGTGCGGAACAAAGagtctgacaaaaaaaaaaaactgactttATTGGCTTCAAGGTCTTTTGACTACATGTGCACTGTGGATCAAAATAAGGTACTGATTAACGCGTAATTAGTTGGAATCAATTTGTCTAATCTACTTTCACGTTGCTCTCAGGTTGGGCTACCACTCCAGAACACCAAACCAGACCAATTGATTTGTAAACTTCGCGGTCTTTCAATAGAATTTATTTTTGCGTACTACCACTGTTTGGATTACACATATACACTCTTTGTAGCCTTCAAATCATTACTCCCTTAACTTTCCCTCTTCCATATTCCTACAATCTCTCTTTTTTCTGTGATCGATCTCTCTTTTCTTGTGGATTTTCCAGTTTCTTATTTgcgttttttcttttgttgcattCTTGCCTAGAccgtgtttgttttcttttggttgtTTCCAATGGCCTTGGAATCCCCAACGGCCTCTGCATCACTTTCTACATCAGTTGAATCATCGGCTCCACGGTGGAAGTATGAGGTGTTTTTGAGTTTCAGTGGTACAGACACTCGGCGGGGTTTTACTTATTATTTATACAATGAATTGCAAAACAGAGAAATCAAGACATTCATGGATGTCGACCCAACTAGTTTGGATAGAGGAGAGGGGATTTCTCAAAGTATCCTAGAGGCCATTCAAGAATCAAGATTTGCAATCGTTGTTCTCTCGCAAAATTATGCTTCTTCCAGTTGGTGTTTGGATGAACTCACACAGATTATGCAGTGCATGGAAAATAAGGAAACAATTCTGCCAGTTTTCTATCATGTGGATCCCTCTGATGTGCGCCATCAAAGGGGGAGTTTTGGAGCGGCCTTCGCTGCACATGAAGCGCGGTTTAAAGATCAAAAAGAGAGGCTGATGAAATGGAGAGACGCCTTGAACAAAATCGGCAGCATCTTTGGCTGGGCATGTGGGAGTGGGAGTTCTGAGTAAGTGATCGATGAGACTTTCTTAACAAGAGTTGGGTACTTCAGTTAATTTGGGTTTAATTGCATGAGAATCATTTGACTCTTCTTATTCATTAATTACAGGTCAGAAGGACACCTTGTCCAACAAATCGCGGAGTTTGTCTGCAGCAAATCTATTGAGTCGACGGAAGATATTGAAACAAAACAAGCAATGAATGGAACTTGTAAGTTACTAATCGGTTAATGTTAATACTTCCTCTTCCATTATTCACTTAGTTGTGGGTTTTGGATTCACTGTATTTTCTgctctgccttttttttttattggttaaTTTCTTCATTGTTCTTTCTATAGATCTTGCATGTTTTCCTTTTTAGTTGTTTTCAATGGCCTTGATCAACCTAAAAGGCTACCTGTACATCACTTCCTTGAGCTAAAATCAGCTCCTCGTTGGAAGTATGATGTGTATATAAGTTTCAGGGGTGAGGACACTCGTCAGGGTTTTCTGTCCTATTTACAAGCTGAATTGCAAAAGAAACCAGCAAACCTGAAGATAGTAAAGGAAGATGGACCACTTGCAAAAGGGCGGAATATAGCTTCGTATCTCCTAAAGGCCATGGAAGAGTCGAGGTTTTCCATTGTTGTTCTTTCGCCAAACTTTGCTGCTTCTACATGGTGCTTGGAGGAACTAGCAAAGATTTTTGAATGCATGGGAAACCAAAATAGAATTCTACCAATCTTT harbors:
- the LOC133730469 gene encoding TMV resistance protein N-like, whose translation is MALESPTASASLSTSVESSAPRWKYEVFLSFSGTDTRRGFTYYLYNELQNREIKTFMDVDPTSLDRGEGISQSILEAIQESRFAIVVLSQNYASSSWCLDELTQIMQCMENKETILPVFYHVDPSDVRHQRGSFGAAFAAHEARFKDQKERLMKWRDALNKIGSIFGWACGSGSSE